Proteins encoded within one genomic window of Rossellomorea vietnamensis:
- a CDS encoding glycosyltransferase translates to MNKSLAVVITTTFGRENVLHWVVKHLCKDVKGKFHLYIYNDHALPLNQSLTTLIYKQQKRKDVKLFLFNDTGKLNGEKIGCGGARHFLFEQAKINNHNIIVSLDDDMQLMPNWMDNIIHAMKVFPNHCVFTGIVKGKSGDIQHAGSNMQIINKTLYRSENKKVTPNFSKTEWGPMGCMAFCRSALSKDIVVPSLYIRDDAAFYLLLKKMGINETIVVPNAHAIHKPIPVPNSNLRIPEEMAKEVIWFRDTHGIELGY, encoded by the coding sequence ATGAACAAATCACTGGCTGTAGTTATAACTACAACATTTGGCAGGGAAAACGTTCTTCATTGGGTCGTAAAACACCTTTGTAAGGATGTGAAAGGAAAATTCCATTTATATATTTACAATGATCATGCATTACCTCTGAACCAAAGTTTAACCACGTTAATTTACAAACAACAAAAAAGGAAAGACGTTAAACTATTCTTATTTAATGATACCGGTAAATTAAACGGGGAAAAAATAGGATGTGGTGGCGCTCGTCATTTTTTATTTGAACAAGCGAAGATTAACAATCACAACATCATCGTATCTTTAGATGATGATATGCAATTAATGCCTAACTGGATGGATAATATCATTCATGCAATGAAGGTATTTCCAAACCACTGTGTATTTACTGGAATAGTAAAAGGCAAAAGTGGTGATATCCAACATGCAGGGTCGAATATGCAAATAATCAATAAAACTTTATATCGTTCAGAAAATAAAAAAGTTACACCGAATTTTTCAAAAACTGAATGGGGACCGATGGGTTGTATGGCATTTTGTCGATCCGCATTATCAAAAGATATTGTTGTCCCTTCGTTATATATTAGGGACGATGCAGCATTCTATCTGCTTCTCAAAAAAATGGGCATTAACGAGACAATCGTTGTCCCTAATGCCCACGCCATTCATAAGCCTATACCCGTACCGAACTCAAACTTAAGAATTCCGGAAGAAATGGCAAAAGAGGTTATTTGGTTTAGAGATACCCATGGAATAGAGCTGGGTTACTAG
- a CDS encoding glycosyltransferase, with translation MKILFVFHLPSGGVETLNRQRNVALKDFHCEFLYFQNEKSGINDHGAPVYITNNDMEIKNIISKGNYDLVVVTSAYQAMPRLRNLGYKGPFIFEIQGGQYEDLKNMLINGNKTIMTQAKGILTPVTPYIIELTKKLLPALPRYSYNNCINVTSNSANANITSPKSPYVAWIGRIQENKNWREFLLLGKKLIEYNSNIKLCMFVDPVLSTPNDRNEFKKKIEELGFGNNLMLLTDVKNDEMKEQFMKIGNSGGFLCITSKYEGATTYVALEAMTSDCPVLTTDCNGIRAAVIHNITGKYYQIGNIKDAYMQSIELMSDLSLRKKIIQNASTHIRENFSSERYASNFNIMLRSLGFKNI, from the coding sequence TTGAAAATTTTATTTGTATTTCACCTTCCAAGTGGAGGAGTAGAAACTCTTAATCGTCAAAGAAATGTAGCTCTTAAAGATTTTCATTGCGAGTTTTTATATTTTCAAAATGAGAAAAGTGGTATTAATGACCACGGAGCTCCGGTGTATATCACTAATAATGACATGGAGATAAAAAATATTATTTCTAAAGGAAATTATGATTTAGTTGTGGTTACGTCTGCTTACCAAGCGATGCCACGCTTAAGAAATTTGGGTTATAAAGGTCCATTTATATTTGAAATTCAAGGTGGTCAGTATGAAGACCTTAAGAATATGTTGATAAACGGAAATAAAACAATAATGACCCAGGCAAAAGGTATATTGACACCTGTAACCCCCTATATAATTGAATTAACTAAAAAGCTTCTTCCCGCACTACCGAGATACAGCTATAACAATTGTATAAACGTAACATCTAATTCTGCTAACGCGAATATCACATCCCCTAAATCCCCCTATGTAGCATGGATTGGCAGAATACAAGAAAATAAAAATTGGAGAGAATTTCTCCTTTTAGGAAAAAAATTAATTGAATATAATTCCAATATAAAACTATGTATGTTTGTTGATCCAGTGCTTTCTACCCCAAATGATCGTAATGAATTTAAAAAGAAAATTGAGGAACTGGGATTTGGTAACAACTTGATGCTGCTTACTGATGTTAAAAATGATGAAATGAAGGAACAATTTATGAAAATAGGAAATTCAGGTGGCTTTTTATGTATTACCTCAAAATACGAAGGTGCTACAACCTATGTAGCACTTGAAGCAATGACCTCTGACTGTCCCGTTCTAACCACAGATTGTAATGGAATTAGAGCAGCCGTAATACACAATATTACCGGTAAGTATTATCAGATAGGAAATATAAAAGATGCATATATGCAATCCATTGAGTTAATGAGTGATTTATCCTTAAGGAAAAAAATCATCCAAAATGCATCCACTCATATTAGAGAGAATTTTAGTTCAGAACGATATGCTTCAAACTTTAATATTATGCTTCGTTCCCTTGGTTTTAAGAATATTTAA